A single window of Pseudanabaenaceae cyanobacterium SKYG29 DNA harbors:
- a CDS encoding glycosyltransferase, with the protein MTNYWYKLQTVWQTEGVKGVISRAWRKFLSLTHSAQRPAPVATFVSPLATPQPLQLQITWDATVSVLIYSRADKLFNCLYYVQACLAAHHSIEVMVLLDGTPPPSELLTVGGVQWLYSPYPLGAVQAWNYLAKKARGQYLLFLDDRCQVTPNYLDRLLPFLERGYGVGAKVISEHTHLLSAGVIMAETPVYFGDRDYPGEPCYNYVRPAEALVPWGFAIRASLFWQVGGLGEKFCCPVYAFADLCYRLAAANIPAIYQPKSQLVYRSAQLPGVDNADRLLWQSLWGTPSPPFHSRKAIKQPTILVIDTLVPPYDKESGAFRLHQILLLLLQQGYSVIFLPDYGHEQEPYTSELESLGIEVLYFTYQQYDWAKRLQQRLNYIDVAWVCRPELAAKYFPLLQQNRHIKLIYDTIDLHFLRLQREAELQGKDDREWQQMQQLEVKCAQQADVTIVVTAKERQILQQLVSDGAINIKVIPNIHPIYSGEIPDIVQRKGLLFIGGYYHAPNVDGVIWLATEIMPIIWAKRPDITVTLLGSNPPASVQALAQDPRLTVPGYVPDVSSYFLSHRLFVAPLRYGAGMKGKIGHSLSFGLPVVTTTIGAEGMGLEAGKNVLIADTPPEFAATVLDLYDDPDRWRSLSRAGYDFIRQYTPEAIAPLIGETLRELLSSRSICLDTP; encoded by the coding sequence ATGACTAATTACTGGTACAAACTCCAGACAGTCTGGCAAACAGAGGGTGTCAAGGGTGTGATTTCCCGCGCTTGGCGCAAGTTTTTATCCCTTACTCACTCTGCCCAACGCCCAGCGCCAGTTGCTACTTTTGTCTCTCCTCTAGCTACGCCTCAGCCCCTCCAACTGCAAATTACCTGGGATGCTACTGTTTCTGTCCTCATTTACAGCAGGGCGGACAAACTGTTTAACTGTCTCTACTATGTGCAGGCGTGTTTGGCAGCCCACCACAGTATAGAGGTCATGGTTTTGCTAGATGGTACTCCACCCCCCTCTGAGCTTTTGACTGTTGGCGGTGTGCAGTGGCTCTATTCTCCCTACCCCCTGGGGGCAGTGCAGGCATGGAATTATTTGGCAAAGAAGGCAAGGGGGCAATACCTGCTCTTCTTAGATGACCGCTGTCAAGTCACACCCAATTATCTCGATCGTTTGCTCCCCTTCCTGGAGCGGGGTTACGGTGTGGGGGCAAAAGTCATCTCGGAGCATACCCATCTTCTTAGTGCGGGGGTGATCATGGCTGAAACGCCTGTGTATTTTGGCGATCGGGACTATCCAGGGGAACCCTGCTACAACTATGTCCGCCCTGCAGAAGCCCTTGTCCCGTGGGGGTTTGCCATTCGTGCTAGTCTATTTTGGCAGGTGGGGGGACTGGGGGAGAAGTTCTGCTGCCCTGTCTATGCTTTTGCCGATTTGTGTTATCGCTTGGCAGCTGCCAATATCCCCGCCATCTATCAACCCAAGAGTCAGCTTGTCTATCGCTCTGCCCAACTGCCAGGGGTTGACAACGCCGATCGTTTGCTGTGGCAGTCCCTTTGGGGTACACCTAGCCCACCTTTCCATTCCCGTAAAGCAATTAAGCAACCAACAATTTTGGTGATTGATACGTTAGTTCCCCCCTACGACAAGGAATCAGGGGCCTTTCGCCTGCATCAAATTTTACTGCTTCTCCTCCAACAGGGTTACAGTGTCATTTTTCTGCCTGACTATGGGCATGAACAAGAACCCTACACCTCGGAATTGGAAAGTTTGGGTATCGAAGTGCTTTATTTTACCTATCAGCAATATGACTGGGCAAAACGATTACAACAGCGCCTTAACTATATTGATGTTGCTTGGGTCTGTCGCCCTGAATTGGCAGCTAAATATTTTCCCCTCCTGCAACAAAATCGTCATATTAAATTAATTTATGACACGATCGATTTACATTTTCTCCGCCTCCAACGGGAAGCAGAATTACAGGGCAAAGACGACAGGGAATGGCAGCAGATGCAACAGCTAGAAGTCAAATGTGCCCAGCAAGCAGATGTAACGATCGTGGTCACTGCCAAGGAACGACAGATTCTGCAGCAATTAGTATCAGATGGAGCAATAAACATTAAGGTCATTCCCAATATCCATCCGATTTACAGCGGGGAAATTCCCGATATTGTCCAGCGCAAGGGCTTATTATTTATCGGTGGCTATTACCATGCTCCTAATGTTGATGGGGTAATCTGGTTGGCAACCGAGATCATGCCCATCATTTGGGCAAAACGCCCTGACATCACTGTCACTTTGCTGGGTAGTAATCCCCCTGCCTCTGTGCAAGCCCTAGCCCAAGACCCCCGCCTTACTGTGCCCGGCTATGTGCCTGATGTGTCCAGTTATTTCCTTAGTCATCGTCTGTTTGTCGCTCCTCTGCGCTACGGTGCGGGCATGAAGGGGAAAATTGGTCATAGCCTGTCCTTTGGGTTGCCTGTGGTGACAACTACAATCGGGGCGGAAGGCATGGGCTTAGAGGCGGGGAAGAACGTTTTGATTGCCGATACTCCTCCAGAATTTGCCGCTACTGTCTTAGATTTGTATGATGACCCCGATCGTTGGCGTTCTCTTTCCAGGGCTGGCTATGACTTTATTAGACAGTATACCCCTGAAGCCATTGCTCCCCTAATTGGCGAAACTCTGCGGGAGTTGTTGTCTAGTCGGTCAATTTGCCTAGATACTCCTTGA
- the sir gene encoding sulfite reductase, ferredoxin dependent: protein MTDTVRRSREEGIKERSQFLRGTLPTELNEPTPAFSRDAMQILKFHGTYQQRDRDHKGDAPYMMMLRTRTPAGVVAPELYLTLDTLADRFANGTIRVTDRQGFQLHGVLKADLKTVIQEIVHHMGSTLGACGDVNRNVMCPPPPFKNAPAYNYARTYARNIADLLRPQTSSYYEIWLDGEKFATAEAPEVTAARQQMGRGRVNTNIPDCPEPIYGVHYMPRKFKTALTVPGDNSVDLFTNDLGLVVIVDEQEQLRGFNVYVGGGLGRTHRDEQTIVRLADGIGFVPADRIYEVVKAVVALQRDHGDRLNRKHARLKYLLHDWGVEKFKQVLKDYYPDDLEPLVELPPFTYQDYLGWHEQGDGNKFLGISIENGRIADRNGWQLKTALREITERFHLPMHLTPQQNVLLCDISPEIEKEVQRILTDRGVLMAEAVDPIVRQSMACPALPTCGLAVTESERVLPSVLRRIRALLEKLNLGKESFVVRMTGCPNGCARPYMAELGFVGSGIGEYQVWLGGTLNSTRLAEPFIDRMPLDKLEATLEPLFVCFREERQPGELFGDFCARKGIAYLQEFAQNYVPPKPKDMRHRVTLSPPVYERLKEAARTTNRSMKELVEAALKEYLGKLTD from the coding sequence ATGACGGACACGGTAAGACGCTCACGGGAAGAAGGGATCAAAGAACGGAGTCAGTTCCTCAGGGGAACGCTGCCGACGGAGCTAAACGAGCCTACGCCTGCCTTTAGCCGCGATGCCATGCAGATTCTCAAATTCCACGGCACTTATCAACAACGGGACAGGGACCACAAGGGAGATGCGCCCTACATGATGATGCTGCGCACACGTACCCCTGCGGGTGTGGTTGCCCCGGAGTTGTATCTTACCCTGGATACCCTTGCCGATCGGTTTGCCAATGGTACTATCCGAGTTACGGACAGACAGGGCTTCCAGTTACATGGGGTGTTGAAAGCAGACCTCAAAACTGTGATTCAGGAAATCGTTCATCATATGGGGTCAACTTTAGGTGCCTGTGGCGATGTCAACCGCAATGTCATGTGCCCGCCGCCACCATTCAAAAATGCCCCTGCCTACAACTACGCCCGTACCTATGCCCGCAATATTGCTGACCTGCTCCGCCCCCAGACCTCTAGCTATTACGAAATCTGGCTGGATGGGGAAAAGTTTGCCACAGCGGAAGCCCCAGAGGTTACTGCTGCGCGTCAACAGATGGGGAGGGGGAGGGTCAATACTAACATCCCTGACTGCCCAGAGCCAATCTATGGTGTCCACTACATGCCCCGTAAATTCAAAACTGCCCTCACGGTGCCAGGGGATAATTCTGTGGATTTATTTACCAATGACCTGGGTTTGGTGGTGATTGTGGATGAACAGGAACAACTCAGGGGCTTCAATGTGTATGTGGGGGGAGGATTGGGACGGACGCACCGCGACGAACAAACGATCGTGCGCTTAGCGGATGGGATTGGCTTTGTCCCCGCTGATCGGATTTATGAAGTAGTCAAGGCAGTAGTGGCGTTGCAGCGAGACCATGGCGATCGTCTCAATCGCAAACATGCCCGCCTGAAGTACCTGTTACACGACTGGGGGGTGGAGAAATTCAAGCAGGTACTCAAGGACTACTATCCCGATGACCTAGAACCCTTGGTGGAGTTGCCCCCCTTTACCTATCAGGATTACTTGGGCTGGCATGAGCAGGGGGATGGCAACAAGTTTCTGGGTATTTCTATCGAAAATGGCAGAATTGCCGATCGGAACGGCTGGCAACTGAAAACAGCCCTGCGGGAGATTACGGAGCGCTTCCACTTGCCTATGCACTTGACTCCCCAACAAAATGTGCTGTTGTGTGATATTAGCCCTGAGATTGAAAAGGAAGTGCAGCGTATTTTGACCGATCGGGGGGTGTTGATGGCGGAGGCAGTTGATCCCATTGTGCGCCAGAGCATGGCTTGTCCCGCCCTCCCGACCTGTGGGTTAGCGGTGACAGAATCAGAGCGGGTGTTACCAAGTGTGCTGAGGCGGATTCGCGCTCTGCTGGAGAAGCTCAACTTGGGCAAGGAAAGCTTTGTGGTGCGGATGACAGGGTGTCCCAATGGCTGTGCCCGCCCCTATATGGCGGAGTTGGGTTTTGTCGGCAGTGGGATTGGTGAATACCAAGTGTGGTTGGGAGGTACACTCAATAGCACAAGACTGGCAGAGCCGTTTATCGATCGGATGCCCCTGGACAAGCTAGAAGCGACTTTAGAGCCCTTATTTGTCTGTTTCCGCGAAGAACGGCAACCAGGGGAGCTATTTGGCGATTTCTGCGCCCGCAAGGGCATTGCCTACCTGCAGGAGTTTGCCCAAAACTACGTTCCCCCCAAACCAAAGGATATGCGCCACCGCGTCACCCTGTCTCCCCCTGTGTATGAACGTCTTAAGGAGGCAGCTCGCACTACTAACCGATCGATGAAGGAATTAGTAGAAGCTGCTCTCAAGGAGTATCTAGGCAAATTGACCGACTAG
- a CDS encoding response regulator transcription factor, producing MAVTVQIVESNLNLGSLLRWHLQEANYRVYLTSNIQQAKEVFSSKFPAVIVIDTDLADGSGIDLCKWIFPQNRAVVMLISNQTKESDIIKGLEAGADDYLKKPFGLGEFLARVAVLARRARRLAPPAILELPNLRIDLIQRVVKFRGKTIELTPQEFSLLYVLAQGGGTPLSRQELLQRAWDGTVKNHRTVDSHIQSLRKKLDPSLILTVRNVGYAFNHQSK from the coding sequence ATGGCTGTGACTGTGCAGATTGTAGAAAGTAATCTTAATTTAGGCTCTCTCCTGCGCTGGCATCTGCAAGAGGCAAATTATAGGGTCTATCTTACCAGTAATATACAGCAGGCAAAGGAAGTATTTAGCAGCAAATTTCCTGCCGTAATTGTCATTGATACAGATTTAGCAGACGGCAGTGGTATTGATTTGTGTAAGTGGATATTTCCCCAAAATCGTGCTGTAGTCATGCTCATTTCTAATCAAACTAAAGAAAGTGACATTATCAAAGGCTTAGAGGCAGGAGCAGATGACTACCTAAAAAAACCCTTCGGTCTAGGAGAATTTCTCGCCCGGGTTGCTGTTTTAGCCCGCCGTGCCCGCCGCCTTGCTCCCCCTGCTATTTTAGAATTACCTAATCTCAGAATTGACCTCATCCAAAGGGTGGTGAAGTTCCGCGGCAAAACGATCGAGCTGACCCCCCAAGAATTCAGCTTATTATATGTTTTAGCCCAAGGGGGCGGTACACCCTTATCCCGCCAAGAATTATTGCAGCGAGCTTGGGATGGGACTGTGAAAAATCACCGCACCGTTGATAGCCATATCCAATCCCTACGCAAGAAACTAGACCCTAGCTTAATTCTGACAGTGCGCAATGTTGGTTATGCTTTCAACCATCAATCTAAGTAG
- the rfbC gene encoding dTDP-4-dehydrorhamnose 3,5-epimerase — protein sequence MEVIPTSLPDVLLFQPIVFSDLRGFFLESFNQQKFAALTGLNCSFVQDNHSRSVYKVLRGIHYQIQQPQGKLVRVVTGEVLDVAVDLRRSSPTCGQWVSVILSAENKRMLWIPPGFGHGFLVLSPFADFLYKTTDYYAPQYDRCILWSDPTLNINWGCSDPILSAKDQAGKLFTEADLYP from the coding sequence ATGGAAGTAATCCCGACCTCACTCCCTGATGTGCTCCTGTTCCAACCGATCGTTTTTAGCGACCTGCGGGGCTTCTTTTTAGAAAGTTTTAATCAACAGAAATTTGCCGCCCTGACAGGACTCAATTGCAGCTTTGTGCAGGACAATCACTCCCGATCGGTCTACAAAGTATTGCGAGGGATTCACTATCAAATTCAGCAGCCCCAGGGGAAACTAGTGCGAGTGGTGACAGGAGAAGTTTTAGATGTAGCAGTTGATTTACGGCGGTCTTCCCCTACCTGTGGGCAATGGGTAAGCGTCATCCTCTCGGCGGAAAATAAACGCATGCTATGGATTCCCCCTGGCTTTGGCCATGGCTTTCTAGTCCTCTCACCATTTGCCGACTTTCTCTACAAAACTACCGATTACTACGCCCCCCAATACGATCGGTGTATTCTGTGGTCCGACCCTACCCTAAACATTAACTGGGGCTGTAGCGATCCCATTCTCTCGGCCAAAGACCAGGCAGGCAAGCTGTTTACAGAGGCTGACCTCTACCCTTAA
- a CDS encoding Crp/Fnr family transcriptional regulator, producing MDYYTVLRESWASQAEPERWSLEEVYQGRSLQPFAAGAGIELLPGQVWVVYRGIVQLSTLHWQGEEVIVGFAVPAMPFGLPLTTLSPYRALAITEVNLMSLTVTEIAHSPKLSQSLFWYLLHRQRQTEAFLAIANCQRVEERLRHFLWLLHRELGQKVERGVRLPCRLTHQTIANAISSTRVTVTRLLGQLQREGSLIIDKDRHFILTPKFVLP from the coding sequence ATGGACTACTATACTGTATTGCGGGAGAGCTGGGCAAGCCAGGCGGAGCCAGAGCGCTGGTCCCTAGAGGAAGTCTATCAAGGGCGGAGCTTACAACCCTTTGCCGCGGGGGCGGGGATTGAGTTGTTACCGGGTCAGGTTTGGGTAGTCTATCGGGGTATCGTGCAGTTGAGTACACTCCACTGGCAGGGAGAGGAGGTAATTGTGGGCTTTGCTGTACCTGCCATGCCCTTTGGCTTACCCCTGACTACGCTGTCTCCCTATCGCGCTTTGGCAATTACGGAAGTAAACTTAATGAGTCTGACGGTGACAGAGATTGCCCACTCCCCTAAACTCAGTCAGAGCTTATTTTGGTATCTCCTCCATCGCCAGCGCCAGACAGAAGCTTTTCTCGCCATTGCCAACTGCCAGCGGGTGGAGGAACGCCTACGCCATTTTCTATGGTTGTTGCACAGGGAACTAGGGCAAAAAGTAGAACGGGGTGTTCGTCTGCCCTGCCGTCTGACCCATCAAACTATTGCCAATGCCATCAGCAGCACTAGGGTGACCGTTACCCGTCTATTGGGACAACTGCAGAGGGAAGGCAGCCTCATCATCGATAAAGACCGTCATTTTATCCTCACACCTAAGTTTGTTCTTCCGTAG
- a CDS encoding hybrid sensor histidine kinase/response regulator: MERPDRLLVVDDVSDNIHLVRAILAEENYLILEARNGQQALEIIPRELPDLILLDVMMPGMDGYEVTRRVRAMENIPFIPILLITAYDQPSAVRGLDLGADEFIRKPVEADELVARVRSLLRLKHSIAERDRIEKQRQDFVYRLTHDLRTPLVAADKMLELLQEGVLGEIPPEAKEALAVMSRSNRDLLEMVNKLLDIYRYESGSKTLNMQPIDLRELLEQVVSSLHPIAFSKHIDLSMHLPDRLPMLQGDRLELMRVFNNIIGNALKFTDRGSVQVTVAATERETVVSVIDTGPGIPLAEQKSLFQRFQQGKHHKQGSGLGLYLSHYIVTAHGGRITVQSTPGSGSCFSIHLPHACTPSLVRNSAG; encoded by the coding sequence ATGGAACGCCCCGATCGCTTACTGGTAGTTGATGATGTCAGTGACAACATTCACCTTGTCCGTGCCATTTTAGCGGAGGAGAATTACCTGATCCTTGAGGCCCGCAATGGGCAGCAGGCGCTGGAAATTATCCCCAGGGAATTACCTGACTTGATTTTATTGGATGTCATGATGCCGGGTATGGACGGCTATGAGGTAACGCGGCGGGTGCGGGCGATGGAAAACATCCCCTTTATTCCCATTTTGCTGATTACTGCCTATGACCAACCCAGTGCCGTGCGGGGGTTAGATTTGGGGGCAGATGAGTTTATCCGTAAACCAGTGGAGGCAGATGAGTTGGTGGCACGGGTACGCTCTCTGTTGCGCCTTAAACACAGTATTGCTGAGCGGGATCGGATTGAGAAACAACGGCAGGATTTTGTCTATCGCTTGACCCATGACCTGCGTACTCCTTTGGTGGCGGCAGACAAGATGTTAGAACTACTGCAAGAGGGAGTATTAGGGGAAATTCCCCCGGAAGCGAAGGAAGCGCTGGCGGTGATGTCCCGCAGTAACCGCGATTTGTTGGAAATGGTCAATAAGCTCCTAGACATCTATCGCTACGAGTCGGGCAGTAAAACCCTCAATATGCAACCTATTGACCTACGGGAACTCCTAGAACAGGTGGTCAGCTCCCTTCATCCCATCGCTTTTTCTAAACACATTGATCTGTCTATGCACTTGCCCGATCGGTTACCCATGCTGCAGGGGGATCGGTTAGAGTTAATGCGGGTCTTCAACAATATTATTGGCAATGCTCTCAAATTTACAGATAGGGGCAGTGTGCAGGTGACTGTAGCGGCAACAGAGCGGGAAACCGTGGTGTCCGTCATTGATACTGGTCCTGGCATTCCCCTGGCGGAGCAGAAATCATTGTTCCAGCGCTTCCAGCAGGGCAAGCACCACAAACAGGGCAGTGGGTTAGGTCTATATCTTTCCCATTACATTGTCACTGCCCACGGTGGTAGAATCACAGTGCAGTCTACGCCCGGCAGCGGTTCCTGTTTCTCTATTCATTTGCCCCATGCTTGCACCCCAAGTCTTGTACGAAACTCTGCTGGCTGA
- a CDS encoding allophycocyanin subunit alpha-B translates to MSVITQVILQADDELRYPTLDELQTIKDYLQTGAQRVRIVSVLTENEEKIVKKATEELWKIHPEYIAPGGNAAGARQRAQCIRDFGWYLRLITYGILAGDKKPIEDIGIIGVREMYNNLNVPLVGMADAIRCLKAAALVLLPAEDAMVAEPYFDYVIQAML, encoded by the coding sequence ATGAGCGTTATTACTCAAGTTATACTGCAGGCGGATGATGAACTGCGTTACCCCACCTTGGACGAACTACAAACGATCAAGGACTACCTACAAACGGGTGCACAACGGGTGCGGATTGTCAGTGTGTTAACAGAAAACGAAGAGAAAATTGTCAAGAAAGCCACGGAAGAACTGTGGAAAATTCATCCCGAATACATTGCCCCAGGGGGAAATGCCGCCGGTGCTAGGCAGCGCGCCCAGTGTATCCGCGATTTTGGCTGGTATCTCCGGTTAATCACCTACGGTATCCTGGCAGGGGATAAAAAACCGATCGAGGACATTGGGATCATCGGTGTGCGAGAAATGTATAACAACCTCAATGTGCCCTTGGTGGGTATGGCAGATGCTATACGCTGTCTAAAAGCCGCTGCCCTCGTGCTCTTACCGGCTGAGGATGCTATGGTAGCAGAACCCTACTTCGATTACGTTATCCAGGCAATGCTGTAA
- the fba gene encoding fructose-bisphosphate aldolase class II (catalyzes the reversible aldol condensation of dihydroxyacetonephosphate and glyceraldehyde 3-phosphate in the Calvin cycle, glycolysis, and/or gluconeogenesis), whose product MALVPLRLLLDHAAENNYGLPAFNVNNMEQIQSIMQAAHETDSPVILQASRGARKYAGENFLRHLILAAVETYPHIPIAMHQDHGNEPATCYSAIRHGFTSVMMDGSLEADAKTPASYEYNVNVTRTVVEVAHAVGVSVEGELGCLGSLETGMGDKEDGHGAEGKLSHDQLLTDPDQAVDFVEQTGVDALAVAIGTSHGAYKFSRKPTGEILAMDRIAEIHRRLPNTHLVMHGSSSVPEDLIALINQYGGKIPETYGVPIEEIQRGIQHGVRKVNIDTDNRLAITAAVREALAKAPEEFDPRHFLKPSIKYMQKVCADRYVAFGAAGNASKIKQIGLDEFATRYAKGVYPAPKPKVVVMA is encoded by the coding sequence ATGGCTCTCGTCCCTTTACGTCTCCTGTTAGACCACGCGGCGGAGAACAACTACGGTCTTCCTGCCTTTAATGTCAACAACATGGAGCAGATTCAGTCCATTATGCAGGCAGCCCACGAGACCGACAGCCCTGTGATTTTGCAAGCTTCCCGTGGTGCCCGTAAGTACGCAGGGGAAAACTTCCTCAGACATTTGATCTTGGCAGCGGTGGAAACCTACCCCCACATTCCTATTGCTATGCACCAGGACCATGGTAATGAGCCTGCTACTTGCTATTCTGCCATTAGACATGGTTTTACCAGTGTGATGATGGATGGCTCCCTAGAAGCCGACGCTAAGACTCCCGCTAGTTATGAATACAATGTCAACGTTACCCGCACTGTAGTGGAAGTTGCCCATGCTGTGGGTGTAAGTGTAGAAGGGGAGCTGGGTTGCTTAGGTTCTCTGGAAACCGGTATGGGGGACAAAGAAGATGGTCACGGTGCCGAAGGTAAGCTCTCCCACGATCAGCTCTTAACTGACCCCGACCAAGCGGTGGACTTCGTGGAACAAACGGGGGTAGATGCTCTGGCAGTAGCAATTGGCACTAGTCACGGTGCCTACAAGTTCTCCCGCAAGCCCACAGGGGAAATTCTAGCGATGGATCGAATTGCGGAAATTCACCGCCGTCTGCCCAACACTCACTTGGTGATGCATGGTTCTTCCTCGGTGCCGGAAGATTTGATTGCTCTAATTAATCAGTACGGTGGTAAGATTCCTGAAACCTATGGTGTGCCGATTGAGGAAATTCAGCGCGGTATTCAACACGGTGTACGCAAGGTCAACATCGATACTGACAACCGTTTAGCTATCACTGCTGCTGTCCGTGAAGCTCTGGCCAAAGCCCCAGAAGAATTTGACCCCCGCCACTTCCTCAAGCCTTCTATCAAGTATATGCAGAAGGTCTGTGCCGATCGCTATGTTGCCTTCGGGGCTGCCGGCAATGCCAGCAAGATTAAGCAAATTGGTTTGGATGAGTTTGCTACTCGTTACGCTAAGGGTGTCTATCCTGCTCCCAAGCCTAAGGTAGTAGTTATGGCATAA
- a CDS encoding LapA family protein, producing MGVAIFASQNLSPVSISFLWFQSIPLPLGLVLISCGGLGGVCLTVLQEMDWSLPQLDFSPQRDTTYRYVPPRAQPPQDDWQEPWDDDWE from the coding sequence ATGGGTGTAGCCATTTTTGCTAGCCAAAATCTCAGTCCCGTTAGTATCAGTTTCCTCTGGTTCCAGTCAATTCCCCTACCCCTGGGCTTAGTGTTAATTAGCTGTGGGGGGCTGGGGGGAGTCTGCCTGACAGTCCTGCAGGAAATGGACTGGTCATTGCCCCAGCTTGACTTCTCTCCCCAGAGAGATACCACCTACCGTTATGTGCCACCCCGTGCCCAACCCCCGCAAGATGACTGGCAGGAACCTTGGGATGACGATTGGGAATAG
- the tgt gene encoding tRNA guanosine(34) transglycosylase Tgt produces the protein MPISFAVTATCGTARAGVLQTPHGVVQTPRFMPVGTLANVKTLTPQQLQACGAQMILANTYHLHLQPGEKIVALAGGLHQFMAWQQPILTDSGGFQVFSLSEIRSISDAGVEFRSPKDGQIITLSPEKAIEIQNTLGADVIMAFDECAPYPATKEEIIAASDRTTKWLDRCLRAHQRPQDQALFGIVQGGVFLDIRKRSVQEITQFDLPGYAIGGVSVGEPPALINKIVQATAPLLPVHKPRYLMGVGTHREMVQAVAAGIDLFDCVMPTRLARHGAALVRGERLNLKNQQFKTDLQPLDPTCQCYTCRNFSRAYLSHLIRAQEILGYTLLSIHNIHELINFTVKMRESIMKQTFYEEFAPYLCSAS, from the coding sequence ATGCCAATTAGTTTTGCTGTAACTGCTACCTGTGGCACCGCTAGGGCAGGTGTTCTCCAAACTCCCCACGGAGTAGTACAAACCCCCCGCTTTATGCCTGTGGGTACCCTGGCAAATGTCAAAACCCTGACACCGCAACAACTGCAAGCCTGTGGTGCCCAGATGATCCTCGCCAATACTTATCACCTCCACCTGCAGCCCGGGGAAAAGATTGTTGCCTTGGCAGGCGGTCTGCACCAGTTCATGGCGTGGCAGCAGCCTATCTTGACGGATTCGGGGGGCTTTCAAGTGTTTAGTTTGAGTGAGATTCGCTCGATTAGTGATGCAGGGGTAGAATTTCGCTCCCCCAAGGATGGACAGATAATTACTCTGTCACCCGAAAAGGCGATCGAGATTCAAAATACCCTGGGGGCGGATGTAATTATGGCTTTCGATGAATGTGCTCCCTATCCTGCTACCAAGGAAGAAATTATTGCTGCCAGTGATAGAACTACAAAATGGCTCGATCGTTGCCTGCGTGCCCACCAGAGACCCCAAGACCAGGCATTGTTCGGTATTGTCCAGGGAGGCGTATTTTTAGATATAAGAAAACGATCGGTGCAAGAAATTACGCAATTTGATTTACCAGGGTATGCGATCGGGGGAGTAAGTGTGGGAGAACCGCCCGCATTGATCAACAAAATTGTGCAAGCTACTGCTCCCCTCCTACCTGTCCATAAGCCTCGTTACTTGATGGGTGTGGGTACTCACCGTGAGATGGTACAGGCAGTAGCAGCAGGGATTGATTTATTTGACTGTGTCATGCCCACGCGGTTAGCTCGCCATGGTGCCGCTTTGGTGCGGGGAGAAAGACTAAATCTCAAAAATCAACAATTCAAAACAGATTTGCAGCCCCTTGACCCCACTTGTCAGTGTTATACCTGTAGAAATTTTAGCCGTGCTTACCTCAGTCATCTGATACGTGCCCAGGAAATTCTCGGCTACACTTTGCTATCTATACATAACATCCATGAATTGATCAATTTCACTGTGAAAATGCGAGAATCAATTATGAAACAGACATTCTATGAAGAATTTGCCCCCTACTTATGTTCCGCGTCCTAA